The genomic region GAGCAGGATGGCAATCACGTTATCGTGTGCGAAGATGACGGGGCGGGGGTCGTTCCTGAAGAGAAGGAACAGATCTTTGACCGGGGATTCGGGAAGAACACCGGTCTCGGGCTGACCCTGTCCCGGGATATCCTTGCAATCACCGGTATTACGATCCGGGAGAACGGTACGCCCGGCAGGGGAGCGAGGTTCGAGATTTCCGTGCCAGGAAATGCATTGCAGGTCCCGGGTACCATGGCGGATTTAAAAAATAACCCTTCAGCGGTTTTGTAGAATTCCTTAACGGGCATGTGAGAGAGAAAAGCAGAGATCATCGGACAGGCGGGAGAATTTCTTCAGGTTTTTTTCCGGCTGCCATCCCGGAAACGATGAACGGATATATTTTTTCTCATTTTCCGGTTCCGGGACAAATCATTCTGCACCATCTCCCAATCCGGGGATATGGCGGATGGCAGAGATCAGGATGAAGGCTAGGACGAGAATTAGGAAAAACTGAATAACCGCATGGAGACCCACTGGCCAGAGCATGAGTTCGTACGTCATCGGCACCGGGGGATAGAACAAGACGCTGCCATCCCGGAGCCCGGCCCGCTGGCCAAGCATGAACAGGGCCATGGAAAGATTATAGAGAATGAATGTGATCACCGACACCAGGGCAGGCTGATTGGTCCTGCAGGGAGGATTTTTACAACAGAGCAGGGCGATTACGACCGCCAGCGGGAACCAGAGAAAAGCAACAAACCCGGAAAGAATATTTTCAGGAAACCTCTCCATATGCACAAAAGCCACGCATGCAAGAGAGATGATTGCAAGGATACAGGCAAAGGCCAGCCGCCGGCCCGGAATTCTCTCCCGTTCAAGCACCCGGGTCAGCTCCCAGGCTACAAACGCAATGAACAGTGCCGGAATCACCACAAACAGGACATAGAAGAAGGGTCCTTCCGGAACATTGGTCATTTGTTGCAACCCCCCGGTATGTTGATGCCTGGATATGGTTGGATAACGAGGACCCGGAAGAATTTCACCCGGGTCTCCCGGAAGGTACTCTTCATTCCGGCCCGGCCGTTTCCCGGGCCGGCATTGCACGATCGGGCAGGCCCGATACCGGCAGCTCGGGAATTATCCGTGCCGGTGCGGATTCCGCAAGCGGGATTGCGCCGTTCTGCCGGTTGTTGCTCTTCTTTGCCCCGTACAGGAAATAGACCACGAGCCCGATGGCAAGCCAGAGAACAAAGAGCTGGTGGGAAAGGGTGTTTAGGTGGAAGATCAGGAATAAGCAGAACCCGATGCAGAGGACCGGTACCACCGGGACCAGCGGGCACCGGAACGGGCGCACGAGTTCGGGCTTCTGGTACCGGAGCACGATAACGCCGAGTGCAACGATCAGGAACGCAACGAGCGTCCCGATATTCACGAGTTCCGCCACAATCGAGAGCGGGAAGAATCCGGCAACAAGGGAAGTTATCAGGCCGACAAACAGCGTGACATTTGCCGGTGTGTGGGTTACCGGGTGGACTGCAGAGAGGATGCCCGGCAGGAGGCCGTCCCAGGACATGGCATACAGGATCCTGCTCTGCCCGAAGATCATGACCAGCAGCACCGAGGTCATGCCGCAGATGGCGCCGATAGAGATGAGTGCCGCAGCCCAGGAGAAGCCGATCTGCTCGAGGGCAAACGCGATAGGAGCGTTCAGGGCCGCAGGCAGGGTCAGATCCTGCCAGGGAATGATACCGGTGAGGACAATGGCGACAATAACATACAGGACGATTGCCACGAGAAGGGACCCGATTATCCCAATAGGCATGCTCTTCTGGGGATTTTCTGTCTCTTCGGCCGCAGTGACAACGGCATCGAAGCCGATGAACGCAAAGAAGACCACCGCGGCACCCGAGAAGACGCCGAACCACCCGAGCGGCGGCAGGAACGGCTCGTAGTTTGCAGGCTGGATGGCGCCGGCGCCGAGCACGATGAAGAGGAGGATGACAAAGATCTTGATGGCAACTATAGCCGCATTGGCTTTGGCGC from uncultured Methanoregula sp. harbors:
- a CDS encoding amino acid permease gives rise to the protein MDLFSHPMFRRKPIQEHPNGTAGRPGLKRVLKPADLVIMGIGGIIGTGVFVLSGVAAGQHAGNALPISFVIAGIACLFAALCYAEFAAMIPVAGSAYTYCYTALGEIWAWIIGWDLILEYGLAISAVAIGWSGYFCVLLTSAGLSIPTALSQPIGTDGGLINLPAIIIVLALTLLLVHGTGKSAKANAAIVAIKIFVILLFIVLGAGAIQPANYEPFLPPLGWFGVFSGAAVVFFAFIGFDAVVTAAEETENPQKSMPIGIIGSLLVAIVLYVIVAIVLTGIIPWQDLTLPAALNAPIAFALEQIGFSWAAALISIGAICGMTSVLLVMIFGQSRILYAMSWDGLLPGILSAVHPVTHTPANVTLFVGLITSLVAGFFPLSIVAELVNIGTLVAFLIVALGVIVLRYQKPELVRPFRCPLVPVVPVLCIGFCLFLIFHLNTLSHQLFVLWLAIGLVVYFLYGAKKSNNRQNGAIPLAESAPARIIPELPVSGLPDRAMPARETAGPE